TGAATCAATAAGCACGTGAATCACCTTAAGAATGTTGGATATCTTAAGACAAAAATACGTTATTTCATCTGCATAAAATCAATTGTTAAGGTTGATTACTTCCATCTGATTGTAGTATTTAACCTTCAGAACATTTTCCTCAGTTTAAAGGGACAaaggaataaaaaaagaaaaagtttcAGCTAGAAGACTTTTCATGGCTTCAGAATAGAGTACTCAATACCACATTCACAAATGTGTATGAGTCACCATATATCCTGATATAGATATGATTGATACTTGTACTGTTTATCATTTTTCATCCATGAAAAAAGTCAATAATATTGAAGCAAATGTTCTTTGTTTTAAGATATGTATATACTTTTGTACATGTAAGAACGTTTTAGCTGGCATTTAACAGTATAACACATCAAAATAAAAATGAGGAAACATTGTTTTGAAGGATGTAAAAAAGAACAAAATAGAGAATTTAATACCTTAATCACAACCGCGTATGAGCTTTTGATCTAAACAAACACAGCAAGTGTGCCTAACCTTCTCCCAATCCTCTCCCTTCTTGCTCTCTAAGCGTCAATTTAGAGATCCACATCCATTAATATCCAGTACAGACAGTGAGGAGGGCAAGCCTTCTTCAGGCAATGACTGCAGCTGAGGGCAGTTCCAGATGGTTAGATGTCGAAGGGAGGTGAGATTTTGAAGTCCCTCGTAGTTTAGCGTCTGCAGATTTGGATGATGTGCGAGGGTGAGAGTCTCAAGACTAggaggaaatatagaatcatccGGGAATGATTCTACATCCGAGCTTTGAATACGACAATATCTGAGACGTGTGAGAGTCTGCAGTCCCCATTCATGTTGGCTTGTCATGAGCTTGTTGCAACCAATTATGTAAAGAATATGAAGGTTAGATGGCAAGCCCCCTTCTTGAAATCTCTCAATTTCTTGACATTTACTTAAGTCAAAAAAGTGTAGAGATTGAAGGAAGGCGGTTCATCTGTGTGGGCAGCAACTTAAGCTTTTCACAATTCCAGATAGTACGTCTCTGCAGGTTCAGAGTTTGTACACCACAGTGGAGTGAGATTGTTTGAAGATTGCAGCCACTAATCTTGAGGACTTGTAATCCAGGGAACATCCCTAAGGGAAAATTAGGCAGCGAGTCGCAATTTTCAATTGTTAAAGTCTCTAGGGAGGTGTTGCAGATTCTAGTGTCATTCATGAGTAACTCAAACTTCAATGTATCACAGGCACCAATGAGAAGTTCTTTTAGTGAAAGGGGTAGTCTTCTCAGAGGAAATTCCTGCAAGTTTGACATGCCATACACATGCAATTTTTGAAGTGATGGCAAGTATTGCAGAAAACCAGCTTGGATCTGAAGTGAGCTcatcccaccatgtggaggcatgaTCTTTGGGCAGTCTATCATTTCAAGCTTTTTAAGGGACAAAAGTTCGGAGGGAAAATCCCCATTTAGCTGGGGACATTTTCTTATGTGCAGCTCTTCAAGACTAGAGAACACCCCGTTGCTCAATACTTGCCATCTCTCCCATGCCATCATTTGCTCAAACTTCAGGAAGATTAGAGATTGGAATGGTCTAATAGCAGAGTTATCGCCATAAAATTCTTTCCCTACATTTCTTATTTTATCCATTTTGCTTATTGTGAGGAATTTCAAAGAAGCTAGTTGACCAAAGGCTGGTAAGGAGAAGCAGTTGTTGCAGCTCTCAAGGTGTAAGGTGTCTAAATTCACAAATGAATTATCTCCAAGCCCATTAGGGAATTTTGTCCCGCCAAAGTGATAAGAGTTTTAGGGATTTTAGGCCCATATGTGGCTGTAACTTTTCAAGTGTGTTCCTCACACTAACTGAATTTTCAACTTCAGAATCACTCCATTCCATTACGAGATTTTCAATTAGCTTCCTATCTTTCAGATTTGCACTGGTTGCATCCATTTCATTAACAACATTCTCTAACCCTGAAATATGTAAGTTGCCACAAAGATGTTGCAGTTCACCCATATCTAGAATTCTCAACTCTTTGCCATTCCCCACTATGAATTTGCTCAGGTATATTAAATTCTTCAGCCTACTTATTTAATATGGCATTTTCCTTAGTCTTCTAGTATCTGTAATGTCAAGCTGACTGTTAATTAGTTTACCCAATCCTTTGGGCAATTCATTAAGATATGCACAGCCTGACAACAACAACATCTGAAGATTGTACAGAGTAGATACTGATCCTGGCAACTTTACAATTTCTTTTGAAGATAAATCTAAAAGCCGGAGATGTTTCAAACTGCCAATTACTGAAGGAGGTAATTCTCTTATTCCAGAATGTTGAGACAAAGACAAGATTCTTACAGAGCTAAGAAATGGCAATAAATCTTGTACCAACTTATTGCCCAGTAACCAGTAGTAATACATGCCCTCACCCTTTTATACTAGTACTAACGTCCTCAAACCCTTGGCATCTTTAAGCGTTTTGAATTTCTCAAACACATCGTAATCTTCTTTAAGATATGAGACGTGCTGCACTCTTTCAGGTGTATAGTTTTGCCAGCTATTCTCCAGCCTAGCACAAAACTTTGAAGAAGCACTTTGACCCAAATCATCTACCAAATCATGCATTAAAAACTTATTGTTACCACTTCTTTGAAAAAAGAATCGAACCCTTAGTTCAGAGAAATACTGGTACCCTCCATCGTCAATTGTTTTGTCATATTTAGGATGCTGCAGAAGGCCATTGGCAATCCACAATCGTATTATCTCTTCTTGATCAACAGGGTAATCCTTGGGAAATATTGATAAAAGAGCAAAACAACTTTTTAGATGAGAAGGCAGATAATTATCACTCAATCTTAGAGCCGGGATGATGTCATTTGGACCATGTGGCAAATTCCATATATCACTAGTCAAAACATCCTTCCATTCTTCTACGTCCTGCTTTGAGTGCAAAAGACCTGCCACTGTCTTGACGGCTAGAGGCAAGCCTTTCCACTTCTTTACTATTTTTTCCCCAATTACTCACAGTTTGGGATACACAATCGGACCTATCAAACCAAATGCATGCTTGTCAAACAAAGACCAACAGTGTTCATACCCTATTGGTGATAAGGATGACATGGTTCACTGCCCATAATCAATGCCACCTTCTTACTGCGTGTAGTCACAAGGATCTAACTCCCTATTGCACCTTGCCTAAGAGAGCTCCTGAAGATGTCCCAATCAGTGTATTGTTCATTGCAGACATCATCCAATATTATGAGGAACTTTTTATCTTTGAGGCTTTCCCTCATCTTAATTTGCAGCGTATCAAAGTTATCACTTATACCTACCCCTGATGAGCTAACTTCCTCGAGCAATGATTTTGTTATCCTTAAAGGATCATAATTCTCAGACACACACCCATGCCCTCAAATTGAAATGATTTTTCACACTCTCAAGAGTTGTTTTGCCAATTCCACGTAATCCCACAACAGGAATTACACTAATTTCTTTGTTGTTTGCATCTTCAGACAACAACAAATTTATTATCTTCTCTAGTTCATTATCCCTTCCAACCGCAAGTGATTCACTAACCAAAGAAGTTGATGGTAGACTTAAAGACACTTTCTTAGCATTAATTATTGGTCCCTTTCGCAAACCAAGGAGATCAATTTGTTGCACAAAACACTCTTCAACAGTATCCTTTATCTCCGCATTATCTCATCAACAAACTTAGCACTTTAAGATGAGATGGTATCACGTACCTGATGACTCTTTTGGCCTGTATGGCCGCCTTGTTTTTCTTCGGTTTCTCCTTCCACTTTTACCCGCAATGCTTCAGTGTTGACTTTTAGAAAAAAAGGTAAACATAATCGGAAAAGAAATGACTTTGAGGCGTGATAAATCGACTTTCCTTAAAGAGATATTGCCCGTATAATATTGGGGAAAATACAAGCAATTCCCTTCATGATACAACAAAACCCATGTTTATCCCTGCGAATTTTTCTATATGCTACTTCAAGAATGTCTTCTTATATTTATAGAATTTGAGATGAACAGATGTGTTTGATCAATTAAGACCTCCAAATATTACAAAATATCTAACATTGACCTCATCCAATCCTTCATCAGCGTGGTAGACAACATCTTTAAGGTCGTCAAGCCACTCCCGGACATGCTCGTCTCTCATTTCCCTTGTCTCCACATCATCCAGCACTGTACTAAGTGTCTTCAATGTTGTCTTAAGCTTCTTCAAAATCTTGGTGTCCTTCTTTCTACCCCGGAACAAATTCAGGAATTCCCGGGTAGCCATCCTGTCGAACAACACTTGAAGAAACGCACCAAGGGCCGAAAATCCTGCTTGTACCAACGCAGCTTGCATGCTTAATTTCAGCGGAATTATTAGAATGGATATTGAAGTAAGGTTGTCTGAATATGAGAAATTGAACAAATATATAGAATGGTCAATTTTTGTCCCTAAGCTTCTGTTATAACTATACATCTCTAGTTCTCCTAGGAAGGGAATTATTAAATTTTTTGGAGCCAACTATACACTTGTGGTCTTGTGCTAAAAAAGGGtatccattattattattataaacaTAAACATTTGTGCTAACTTCTCAACTATGGAAATCAGACGTGCATACAAGTATTCATTCTATCTTCGATTGAATTAATAACGCTCTTAACGTATTAGAAGGGGCTCAATAATGCCCTCCTTTGACTAATCTGACTCAAGTTATTTACAGGCTTAAAATTGTCCTACAATTTAAAACATACATGTATGATATTTAAGGGGAATTGATTACAGTAAATTTTAATTAAACAGATGACAAATTTCCACATACAATTCGTTTTATGCCAGGTAATCATAAATAGCGAGATCAGTGCCCTTTTTTATTACAAAAAGTAGAGAccttatttttttcttaaaaaagtaGCAGTATCTTTCTCTCAAAACGTAGCATATACATTGCAGCACGTGCATACAATATCAACGTGTATACACTAATAACATATACATAGTATTCGCATTCATATTAGAATTGTGCCTACAATTTAGAAATACTATAAAATGTAAAATATAGAAATGTTTTGtaattatttaaaagtatttcTATAAAGTGTAACTATGGAGCATAATCAATTACATTAGGTAACTTTTCCTTTAAATTAGTGCATCTAAGTGATAAAATCATTTTTCCCTGAGTTTTCAATTAATTTTTGTATCAACAGTGACAAATAAATTGAGATGAAATGAGCATTTCATTGTATGATTCTTGTACTGCTCCTAAAAATGCTAGAAAGTGATCCCATGAAATACTTTAAATCACGTGGACGACGTTTTAGTGATCTTGTATGTATTTACAAGTTCTGTTACTCTTTTAATTGCGTGAACAAGAGAATGAataaatattaaaataagataagtTCTTAAATGCGTTGGTACAGAAACTAGTTGAAAACAAAGGTGAAAATGATATTCTCTTAGCTGCGCTAATTTAAAATGGGCTTTGTGTTTGGCCAGGTCAAGGGTGGGTGCGGTCCTTTTGGGTTGTATCAAATTTTTATGTGTACGAATAAATAAAGGTCACGTATTTAGTTAAATATCATATAATTGTGTCATTAATGGAGGATCAATTTTAAGCCTAAAATAACGCTAGTTAGGAGCTAGCAAATTGATTCAATAGGTGGAAGGAAACAATTTTTTAAGCCATTTCTAATACATTAAAGGGGATTTTGACCCTTTTTTATTTCTTAAGAAAATTTTAGCTGAGATGACGAAAAGGGTTCCTAATTAATATAATTAGTATAAATATTTATTCCTaattgcataatatatatatatatatatatatatatatatataaaattaaaaatttaatacAGGGAAATTGGGCTCCCTGTGATGTAACGACCAGCTTGGTCGTTATGTGTAATTTTACCATTCTATCCTTGCTAGTACTTTCCCGATGTTAGGAATGAGCGGACCTAAATAAATTAGGGTGTGTTTTATGTTGTGCTTGTGACTTATAAGTGAATCTGTGATTTGTTTTTAGATTGGTTTGTTTATTGGTTTGTTTGTTGGCTTGTGTTCATagggccttagaatgattttgagagactaagtataaaaatgtaGAAAATATCGTGCTCACTGCCTAAAATGCATCGCTACAGCGCAAGGATTTCCGCTGCCACGAGATCATTGCAGTAAGGAGGGGTCTCGTTGCAGTGGAAGGTTGGAATTTCATATGCCCGCTGCAGCGAAGGTGGTTCTCGCTGCAGCGGTCCTCATTAAGTCAGAAACCGGAGTTAAATACCTTATTTCGACCCGACTCCtcacataactccaaaaacagttcccaagaaccCTTGAGGGGAATTTTTTAAGGAAAGGTCAATACTCTTCATCAAGGTGTCTTTCCACCATTAATCTCGTTAGATAAACTCCTAGCACCAAATAAAGGCTAGTTTGGGGAAGAATTGAAAGGTTGGAACACCTAAGTTCatgaaaccctagaatattaatgggttattgtttattgttgtttaatcacctaagagtagagattatcacttcatagcatgagaattggatattcaatgatggaaattggttgttgagacctagggttctaataaaaatgtgAACTTTGGCTAAAACCAGATTTgtagggttgaattgattatagAACCCACAAATTGAGGTAATACTCCATTACTTACTTAGTActatgatttctagactttgaacgttctgagGCATTGCGAAAGGGAAAGGCTGTGGCAAAGTGATTTCATTGCTCAAATttgtttgaggtaggttacggtttatttgagttagactttgattggtTGAATGTATATGTCGTAGAATtcatgggagaaagcatgactagGTCTTCGAACTTGGAGTTTGGTGATCATTGTTAGTTGAATGATTAAATT
The sequence above is a segment of the Lycium barbarum isolate Lr01 chromosome 6, ASM1917538v2, whole genome shotgun sequence genome. Coding sequences within it:
- the LOC132644201 gene encoding putative disease resistance RPP13-like protein 1; translation: MQAALVQAGFSALGAFLQVLFDRMATREFLNLFRGRKKDTKILKKLKTTLKTLSTVLDDVETREMRDEHVREWLDDLKDVVYHADEGLDEVNVRYFVIFGVNTEALRVKVEGETEEKQGGHTGQKSHQGPIINAKKVSLSLPSTSLVSESLAVGRDNELEKIINLLLSEDANNKEISVIPVVGLRGIGKTTLESVKNHFNLRAWMRESLKDKKFLIILDDVCNEQYTDWDIFRSSLRQVKKWKGLPLAVKTVAGLLHSKQDVEEWKDVLTSDIWNLPHGPNDIIPALRLSDNYLPSHLKSCFALLSIFPKDYPVDQEEIIRLWIANGLLQHPKYDKTIDDGGYQYFSELRVRFFFQRSGNNKFLMHDLVDDLGQSASSKFCARLENSWQNYTPERVQHVSYLKEDYDVFEKFKTLKDAKGLRTSVRILSLSQHSGIRELPPSVIGSLKHLRLLDLSSKEIVKLPGSVSTLYNLQMLLLSGCAYLNELPKGLVGNGKELRILDMGELQHLCGNLHISGLENVVNEMDATSANLKDRKLIENLVMEWSDSEVENSVSTPYTLRAATTASPYQPLVN